One Halolamina litorea genomic window carries:
- the ribB gene encoding 3,4-dihydroxy-2-butanone-4-phosphate synthase yields the protein MSSTRTGVDAVAAAEAAFARGEPVLIHDAADREGEVDIVYPAAAVDPEAVRRLRDDAGGLICVAIDDAVADAWDLPFLSDALDHPAAEAAHLDYDDRSSFSLPVNHRETFTGITDDDRALTIRELGAAADAADAGQFGADAFAETFRSPGHVTLLRGAPDLLADRQGHTELGLALAAAAGREPAVVVCEMVDGETGAARTPADARAYAEREGLVYVEGRDLLTRLG from the coding sequence ATGAGTTCGACCCGAACCGGCGTCGACGCCGTCGCCGCCGCCGAGGCGGCCTTCGCCCGTGGCGAGCCCGTGTTGATCCACGACGCCGCCGACCGCGAGGGCGAGGTAGACATCGTCTACCCCGCGGCCGCCGTCGATCCGGAGGCGGTCCGCCGACTGCGCGACGACGCGGGTGGCCTGATCTGTGTGGCCATCGACGACGCCGTCGCCGACGCGTGGGACCTGCCGTTCCTCTCGGACGCGCTCGATCACCCCGCGGCCGAGGCCGCACACCTCGACTACGACGACCGCTCGTCGTTCTCGCTGCCGGTGAACCACCGCGAGACGTTCACCGGGATCACCGACGACGACCGCGCGCTGACGATCCGGGAACTCGGCGCCGCCGCCGACGCCGCCGACGCCGGGCAGTTCGGCGCCGACGCCTTCGCCGAGACGTTCCGCTCGCCGGGCCACGTGACGCTCCTGCGCGGTGCGCCGGACCTGCTCGCGGACCGGCAGGGCCACACCGAACTGGGGCTGGCACTCGCGGCGGCCGCCGGCCGGGAGCCCGCAGTCGTCGTGTGTGAGATGGTCGACGGCGAGACCGGCGCCGCGCGAACCCCCGCCGACGCCCGCGCGTACGCCGAGCGCGAGGGGTTGGTGTACGTCGAAGGGCGCGACCTGTTGACCCGACTGGGCTAG
- a CDS encoding CTP-dependent riboflavin kinase, translating into MQETTAGVDAAGVAALKEIALSGGIDGQRKVSCSALGERLDASSQTASRRLQRLESAGLIEREVVADGQWVSLTAAGKSRLREEYADYRKLFEGDAALSLSGGVTGGVGEGRHYISLPGYNRQFVERLGYDPYPGTLNVSLDEQSTRNRSELSAVEGIDIDEWEDEERTYGSATCYAARLEADAGSYEPVHVIVPDRTHHDEDQIELIAPEMLRDELGLADGDEVVVEIEDA; encoded by the coding sequence ATGCAAGAGACGACCGCGGGGGTCGACGCCGCCGGCGTGGCGGCGCTGAAGGAGATCGCGTTGTCCGGTGGGATCGACGGGCAGCGAAAGGTGTCGTGTTCGGCGCTGGGCGAGCGCCTCGACGCCTCGAGCCAGACCGCCTCCCGACGGCTGCAGCGACTGGAGTCCGCCGGCCTGATCGAGCGCGAGGTCGTCGCCGACGGGCAGTGGGTGTCGCTGACGGCGGCGGGGAAGTCCCGCCTCCGCGAGGAGTACGCCGACTACCGCAAGCTGTTCGAGGGCGACGCCGCGCTCTCGCTGTCGGGCGGCGTCACGGGCGGCGTCGGCGAAGGGCGCCACTACATCTCGCTGCCGGGGTACAACCGCCAGTTCGTCGAACGGCTGGGCTACGACCCCTACCCGGGCACGCTGAACGTCTCCCTCGACGAGCAGAGCACCCGGAACCGCAGCGAGCTGAGCGCGGTCGAGGGGATCGACATCGACGAGTGGGAGGACGAGGAGCGCACGTACGGCTCGGCGACGTGCTACGCCGCCCGACTGGAGGCCGACGCCGGGAGCTACGAGCCGGTTCACGTCATCGTCCCCGACCGGACCCACCACGACGAGGACCAGATCGAGCTGATCGCCCCAGAGATGCTTCGGGACGAACTGGGACTCGCCGACGGCGACGAGGTCGTCGTGGAGATCGAGGACGCATGA
- a CDS encoding sialidase family protein: MGGRYTRRRVLEATGVAGLGGVLGTASTAVAKQSWRRVESPTGSSLTGAEYTSNGAYASGEGGAIIRRTDGDEWVTVVNSGPTGQSKTLNGGAVTDDAERYWVAGNSGVIGEYDTETATLYDHSKPLGIGSAFSSIGVSGDAGDERIYLGKASGEVLIGTRTEDGGIDWMLSDTGSGYDVQAVDFQLGSGEGYVSTSGGSVYWTADAGGSWSRVGVDASQTGYTAVLTEDRTTPNHVYVGGGGGRILRLDCDCNIWTPTEAGSKRIHSLESNNKGERFLGAGGSGRIYHKADASDGAGWKVTNTSTGNALLAAAPADKGSEVDIVVGNSGTIIER; the protein is encoded by the coding sequence ATGGGGGGACGCTATACCCGGCGACGGGTACTGGAAGCCACAGGAGTCGCGGGACTCGGTGGGGTTCTCGGTACGGCGTCGACGGCTGTCGCGAAACAGAGTTGGCGACGGGTCGAATCGCCGACCGGGAGCTCCCTCACGGGTGCTGAGTACACCAGCAACGGCGCTTACGCGAGCGGGGAGGGGGGCGCCATTATTCGTCGCACCGACGGCGACGAGTGGGTAACAGTCGTCAACTCCGGACCCACCGGGCAGTCGAAGACCCTGAACGGGGGTGCCGTGACCGACGACGCCGAACGCTACTGGGTCGCCGGCAACAGCGGCGTGATCGGCGAGTACGACACGGAGACGGCCACTCTCTACGACCACTCGAAACCGCTCGGGATCGGCAGCGCGTTCAGCAGTATCGGCGTCAGCGGCGACGCGGGTGACGAACGCATCTATCTCGGGAAGGCCTCCGGGGAGGTCCTCATCGGCACCCGAACCGAGGACGGCGGGATCGACTGGATGCTCTCGGACACCGGGTCGGGGTACGACGTCCAGGCCGTGGACTTCCAACTCGGCTCGGGTGAGGGGTACGTGTCGACCAGCGGCGGGAGCGTCTACTGGACGGCCGACGCCGGCGGCTCGTGGAGTCGGGTCGGCGTCGACGCCTCCCAGACGGGATACACGGCGGTACTCACTGAGGACCGAACGACACCGAACCACGTCTACGTCGGCGGCGGCGGCGGCCGGATCCTTCGGCTGGACTGTGACTGCAACATCTGGACGCCCACCGAGGCGGGCAGCAAGCGAATCCACTCGCTCGAATCGAACAACAAGGGCGAGCGGTTCCTCGGCGCCGGCGGGAGCGGTCGGATCTACCACAAGGCCGACGCGAGCGACGGTGCCGGCTGGAAGGTCACGAACACGAGCACCGGTAACGCGTTACTGGCGGCAGCCCCGGCCGACAAGGGCAGCGAAGTCGACATCGTCGTGGGTAACAGCGGGACAATTATCGAGCGATAG
- the argS gene encoding arginine--tRNA ligase — MFIEFRSTVEDAVAAALAARDLPTDDLGIEEPPDGVDAVLASSVAFRLAGEVGAPPPQVAAEVAAEIDAADYDYLGEITTQGPYLNFAPSDDYYADTLDAAGAETYGRLPEKDESVVVEHTSANPTGPVHVGRARNPIIGDAIANAIDYAGYDVERHYYVNDAGRQVAVFTWAYETFDEADLPEPEREKPDYDLVRYYRKGNSYLEDADEAAVEEAEAEIEAIMQGLEAGDEETFERVSEVVDTVLEGMTQTLSRLPAEFDEFVKETRFMRSGATDDVVERLQALDEAFLEDDAWQLDLSERGIDKEFVFLRSDGTTLYTTRDLAHHEWKFEHFDRAVTVVGEDHKLTFTQLRETLELLDHDTEQLDQVFFSWVNLPGGEGMSTREGTGVDLDDLLDEAVDRARAEVEDRMDDRIREDDLTEADVERIARQVGIGAVRYDIVAKQPSKAITFEWERALDFEAQSAPYVQYVHARCRGILDGESVPADIDADALDAPEERDLLRTIARFPAVIEEAAEDLEPHRIATYTRTFAERFNAFYRECPVIDAESEKLRDARLALVAAAAHTIGNALDVLGVAAPESM; from the coding sequence ATGTTCATCGAGTTCCGGTCGACGGTCGAGGACGCCGTCGCGGCCGCGCTGGCCGCACGCGACCTCCCGACCGACGACCTCGGTATCGAGGAACCGCCGGACGGCGTCGATGCCGTGCTCGCCTCCAGCGTCGCGTTCCGGCTCGCCGGCGAGGTCGGCGCGCCGCCGCCGCAGGTGGCCGCCGAGGTCGCCGCGGAGATCGACGCCGCCGACTACGACTACCTCGGCGAGATCACCACACAGGGACCCTACCTCAACTTCGCGCCGAGCGACGACTACTACGCCGACACGCTCGACGCCGCGGGCGCCGAGACCTACGGCCGGCTCCCCGAGAAGGACGAGTCGGTCGTCGTCGAACACACCTCCGCGAACCCGACCGGGCCGGTCCACGTGGGCCGCGCACGCAACCCGATCATCGGCGACGCCATCGCCAACGCGATCGATTACGCCGGCTACGACGTGGAGCGCCACTACTACGTCAACGACGCCGGCCGGCAGGTGGCGGTGTTCACGTGGGCCTACGAGACGTTCGACGAGGCCGACCTGCCCGAACCGGAACGCGAGAAGCCCGACTACGACCTCGTCCGCTACTACCGCAAGGGCAACAGCTACCTCGAGGACGCCGACGAGGCCGCCGTCGAGGAAGCCGAAGCCGAGATCGAGGCGATCATGCAGGGCCTCGAAGCGGGCGACGAGGAGACGTTCGAGCGCGTGAGCGAGGTCGTCGATACGGTGCTTGAGGGCATGACCCAGACGCTCTCGCGGCTCCCCGCGGAGTTCGACGAGTTCGTCAAGGAGACGCGGTTCATGCGTTCGGGCGCCACCGACGACGTGGTCGAGCGCCTGCAGGCCCTCGACGAGGCGTTCCTCGAGGACGACGCGTGGCAACTGGACCTCTCGGAACGCGGCATCGACAAGGAGTTCGTCTTCCTGCGCTCGGACGGCACAACGCTCTACACCACCCGCGACCTCGCCCACCACGAGTGGAAGTTCGAGCACTTCGACCGCGCGGTCACGGTCGTCGGCGAGGACCACAAGCTCACCTTCACCCAACTGCGCGAGACGCTCGAACTCCTGGACCACGACACCGAACAGCTCGATCAGGTGTTCTTCTCGTGGGTGAACCTCCCCGGCGGCGAGGGGATGAGTACCCGGGAGGGAACCGGCGTCGACCTCGACGACCTGCTCGACGAGGCCGTCGACCGCGCCCGTGCGGAGGTCGAGGACCGCATGGACGACCGCATCCGCGAGGACGACCTCACCGAGGCCGACGTCGAACGGATCGCCCGACAGGTCGGGATCGGCGCGGTGCGCTACGACATCGTCGCCAAGCAGCCGAGCAAGGCGATCACCTTCGAGTGGGAGCGCGCCCTCGACTTCGAGGCGCAGTCCGCGCCGTACGTCCAGTACGTCCACGCCCGCTGCCGGGGTATTCTCGACGGCGAGTCGGTTCCCGCCGACATCGATGCCGACGCCCTCGACGCGCCGGAGGAGCGCGACCTCCTCCGAACGATCGCTCGCTTCCCCGCGGTGATCGAGGAGGCCGCCGAGGACCTCGAACCCCACCGGATCGCCACTTACACCCGCACGTTCGCGGAGCGCTTCAACGCGTTCTACCGCGAGTGCCCGGTGATCGACGCCGAGAGCGAGAAACTACGCGACGCCCGCCTCGCGCTCGTGGCGGCCGCTGCCCACACGATCGGCAACGCGCTCGACGTGCTCGGGGTCGCCGCCCCCGAGTCGATGTAA
- a CDS encoding P-loop NTPase — protein sequence MARVCAVASSKGGVGKTTTTANLAATLAAGGYDVAVVDGDIGMANLGDQLGVEASDATLHDVLAAGASVEEASYEGPHGMTVVPGGSDLESFSEADISRMGRVVGSFADRDFVFVDTGAGLSHETALPLGLSDEVLLVSTADRDALGNTEKTRRLAERLGADVAGVVLTRVTPGDAPGDAAPLSAPVLGSVPEDAALHAASDGSVPVTDYDADAPAAAAFRSIAGSLADGPVEAPGDDAEFAADAGESIEGSVARTETAGVAAEEVPDQPSESPASEEPRTQNRREGATRGTPQGQQAATQQAGADAAVEGQDAATGRQDAPAGSWEDSPAWAEQPAEDLQQAGGDIPSAEGGVDVTDDAAFEDAPQAAPLAEETEAESSTERKGFISRLFS from the coding sequence ATGGCTCGAGTTTGTGCAGTCGCCAGCTCAAAAGGGGGGGTTGGGAAAACGACGACGACGGCGAACCTCGCAGCCACGCTCGCCGCGGGCGGTTACGACGTGGCGGTCGTCGACGGGGACATCGGGATGGCGAACCTCGGGGACCAGTTGGGCGTGGAGGCGTCTGACGCGACGCTACACGACGTTCTCGCAGCGGGTGCGAGCGTCGAGGAGGCGTCCTACGAGGGGCCACACGGGATGACCGTGGTCCCGGGTGGTTCCGACCTCGAATCGTTCAGCGAAGCCGACATCAGCCGGATGGGCCGGGTCGTCGGCTCCTTCGCGGACCGTGACTTCGTCTTCGTCGACACCGGTGCCGGGCTCTCACACGAGACGGCGCTCCCGCTCGGACTCTCCGACGAGGTACTGCTCGTTTCGACCGCCGACCGTGACGCCCTCGGGAACACCGAGAAGACCCGACGGCTCGCCGAACGGCTCGGCGCGGACGTGGCCGGCGTCGTGCTGACCCGGGTGACACCCGGCGACGCCCCGGGTGACGCGGCGCCGCTCTCGGCGCCCGTACTTGGGTCGGTTCCCGAGGACGCCGCGCTCCACGCCGCGAGCGACGGGTCCGTCCCGGTGACGGACTACGACGCCGACGCTCCCGCCGCCGCAGCGTTCCGAAGTATCGCCGGCTCGTTGGCCGACGGCCCCGTCGAGGCTCCGGGCGACGACGCCGAGTTCGCAGCCGACGCGGGCGAGTCCATCGAGGGATCGGTGGCCCGAACCGAGACCGCGGGCGTCGCCGCCGAGGAGGTGCCCGACCAGCCCTCGGAGTCGCCGGCGTCCGAGGAGCCACGAACACAGAACCGCCGCGAGGGCGCCACTCGGGGGACGCCGCAGGGTCAGCAGGCCGCGACCCAACAAGCCGGCGCCGACGCCGCGGTCGAGGGGCAGGACGCCGCGACCGGGAGGCAGGATGCCCCGGCCGGGTCGTGGGAGGACTCCCCGGCGTGGGCCGAACAGCCCGCAGAGGACCTCCAGCAGGCCGGCGGCGACATCCCGAGCGCCGAGGGCGGCGTCGACGTGACCGACGACGCGGCCTTCGAGGACGCGCCGCAGGCGGCGCCGCTGGCCGAGGAGACGGAGGCGGAGAGTAGCACCGAGCGAAAAGGGTTCATCAGCCGGCTGTTCAGCTAA